One Helianthus annuus cultivar XRQ/B chromosome 12, HanXRQr2.0-SUNRISE, whole genome shotgun sequence genomic region harbors:
- the LOC110893745 gene encoding probable polyamine oxidase 5 encodes MVIKKPRIVIIGAGMAGLTAANKLYKSGVLKGAFEVCVVEGGNRIGGRINTSEFGGDRIEMGATWIHGIGGSPVHKIAQEINALESDQPWECMDGFLDDPLTIAENGYVLNPPFVDPVSNLFNSLMDFAQGKKKSIGNGIDVDIFGNRNGNRNRNGNENRNGDESGNGNRNGNENGNGDESGNGNRNGNESVGSFLRKGLECYWKMESRKETEGVNGYGDWNKKSLEEAIFAMHENTQRTYTAANDLYNLDYSAESEYVMCPGEEITIAKGYSSIIESLASVLPYGVIQLNKKVKTVEWQPPECVMGDKDGDSRPVKIQFLDGTSMSADHVIVTVSLGVLKAGIFNDENDSGVFKFDPPLPNHKTEAISRLGFGVVNKLFLKLSPDFNLDVDRFPFLQMVFHKSDDQVKNPKIPWWIRKTASLSPIYKRSSVLLSWFAGEEALKLEELSDEVILDEVSTTVSSFFSHKKGYGNVKFDKALKSRWASDPLFMGSYSYIAVGSSIGDMDSLAEPLPNTTVFESTSGSPPFQILFAGEATHRTHYSTTHGAYFSGIREANRLLQHYHCIDDV; translated from the coding sequence ATGGTTATAAAGAAACCAAGAATAGTGATAATTGGGGCAGGAATGGCAGGGCTAACAGCTGCAAACAAGCTGTACAAATCTGGTGTGTTAAAAGGTGCATTTGAGGTTTGTGTTGTTGAAGGTGGGAATAGAATTGGGGGGAGGATTAACACCTCAGAGTTTGGTGGTGATAGAATTGAGATGGGAGCCACGTGGATCCATGGTATTGGAGGAAGCCCAGTTCACAAGATTGCTCAAGAAATCAATGCTTTGGAATCAGATCAACCATGGGAATGCATGGATGGGTTTCTTGATGATCCACTCACCATTGCAGAAAATGGGTATGTGTTAAATCCACCTTTTGTTGACCCAGTTTCCAATCTTTTTAATAGTTTAATGGATTTTGCTCAAGGGAAAAAGAAATCCATAGGAAATGGGATTGATGTTGATATTTTTGGGAATCGGAATGGGAATCGGAATCGGAATGGGAATGAGAATAGGAATGGTGATGAGAGTGGGAATGGGAATCGGAATGGGAATGAGAATGGGAATGGTGATGAGAGTGGGAATGGGAATCGGAATGGGAATGAAAGTGTGGGGTCTTTTCTAAGAAAAGGTCTTGAATGCTACTGGAAAATGGAATCAAGAAAGGAAACAGAAGGGGTGAATGGATATGGGGATTGGAATAAGAAGTCATTAGAAGAAGCAATTTTCGCAATGCATGAAAACACTCAAAGGACTTATACAGCTGCTAATGATTTGTATAATCTTGATTACTCGGCGGAAAGCGAGTATGTTATGTGCCCGGGTGAAGAAATCACCATTGCTAAAGGGTATTCAAGCATTATAGAATCATTAGCATCTGTTTTACCATATGGGGTCATTCAGTTAAACAAGAAAGTGAAAACGGTTGAGTGGCAGCCGCCTGAATGTGTAATGGGAGATAAAGATGGTGATTCAAGACCAGTAAAGATTCAGTTTCTTGATGGTACAAGCATGTCAGCAGATCATGTTATTGTCACGGTTTCGTTAGGAGTTCTCAAAGCCGGAATCTTTAACGACGAGAATGATTCGGGTGTGTTTAAATTTGATCCGCCACTTCCGAACCACAAGACTGAAGCAATTTCAAGATTAGGATTTGGTGTTGTTAACAAGCTTTTCTTGAAACTAAGTCCTGATTTTAATCTTGACGTTGACCGATTTCCGTTCCTGCAAATGGTGTTTCATAAGTCGGATGATCAAGTTAAGAATCCGAAGATCCCGTGGTGGATCAGGAAGACGGCTTCTTTGTCGCCGATCTACAAGAGGTCAAGCGTGTTGTTATCTTGGTTTGCGGGTGAAGAAGCACTTAAGCTAGAAGAGCTTTCGGATGAAGTGATTCTCGATGAGGTTTCCACAACTGTTTCTAGCTTTTTTTCACATAAAAAAGGTTATGGGAATGTGAAATTTGATAAGGCGTTGAAAAGTCGATGGGCGAGTGATCCATTGTTTATGGGATCATATAGTTACATTGCGGTCGGGTCAAGTATCGGCGACATGGATTCACTGGCTGAGCCGTTGCCAAACACAACGGTTTTCGAATCGACAAGTGGCTCGCCCCCATTCCAAATTCTTTTTGCAGGAGAAGCAACACATAGAACTCATTACTCTACAACTCATGGTGCTTATTTCAGTGGTATTAGAGAAGCCAATAGGCTTCTTCAACACTATCATTGTATTGATGATGTATGA
- the LOC110893743 gene encoding uncharacterized protein LOC110893743 has protein sequence MSSRPELTELFTELASRIETRNSQTDQSDDVLIADLNQSLNLNEVPRVRVLDTALSLMCFTSPQVFESVIECSVNTIVSVLYSLIDCSVLRSGKSEVLRVGGLIGGGECLGMMELCDDVLGKMNEYGMLSCSLLYAVLRVAAMTTQFGYTMQLTPILNAQPTDEMISAISKLMCYMPKEANLENQQLQMRLILWYLDPQNLVKDISQILQDVVGRPFIYLNEEIYQNIEWRSIIICLALSPLMFIETRALLHRWFLLTGLASVLELEAELVSMVLDVLSRPMRWGLSADVGSKLPFSYAYFHFEHQLFRLLAQPLSCDRFIELVPNVGKSVSLSKRKLKHVATTTSMVDHKSTWAIAMNFPEWFYFAAILLVGASFSDSCICSVNEDNHPLTSSVSVNAARYIAWILDPIDESVCSLLSGKLEKLSRALFNKQSVCQSQTIRLWLEELEDAKIIDIKNNVMFRRVILGMLIGCSDAITEDRYDLLLHYVATGKLLRSTESQHAGSKHKRRNHEPHEPIDKCSRKELVTGACIVFSLTDIAEKISDSLFEAREVAVDFICKVKLKAVGYLLKCVKRLLEFETGENDDILVKDLHRRMLRWRHQGKDVFHGCKDLDDTINVIASKLS, from the exons ATGTCGAGTAGGCCGGAACTCACCGAGTTATTCACAGAACTCGCGTCTCGAATCGAAACCAGAAACTCACAAACCGATCAATCTGATGATGTTTTAATCGCAGATCTGAATCAATCACTCAATCTGAACGAAGTACCTAGGGTTAGGGTTTTGGACACTGCGTTATCGTTGATGTGCTTCACATCGCCTCAG gTGTTTGAATCGGTGATTGAGTGTTCGGTGAATACGATTGTTTCGGTTTTGTATTCGTTGATAGATTGTTCGGTTTTACGGTCCGGAAAATCGGAGGTTTTGCGTGTTGGTGGATTGATTGGTGGTGGTGAGTGTTTGGGAATGATGGAGTTGTGTGATGATGTTTTGGGGAAAATGAATGAATATG gaATGCTTTCTTGTTCGTTACTCTACGCTGTTTTAAGAGTGGCTGCAATGACAACTCAGTTTGGGTACACTATGCAACTTACTCCGATTCTCAATGCTCAACCGACTGATGAAATGATTTCCGCAATTTCAAAGTTGATGTGTTACATGCCAAAAGAAGCCAATCTCGAGAATCAACAATTACAAATGAG GTTAATATTATGGTATCTTGATCCTCAAAACCTTGTGAAAGATATATCGCAAATATTGCAGGATGTTGTTGGGAGGCCTTTTATTTATCTAAACGAAGAAATCTACCAAAATATTGAGTGGCGATCTATAATCATTTGTTTAGCATTATCTCCATTAATGTTTATCGAAACTAGGGCTTTGTTACATCGTTGGTTTCTGCTAAC GGGCCTAGCTTCTGTATTAGAGCTTGAAGCGGAACTTGTTTCGATGGTGTTAGATGTACTTTCAAGACCAATGCGGTGGGGTTTATCTGCGGACGTAGGATCAAAGCTGCCGTTTTCATATGCTTATTTTCATTTCGAGCATCAGTTATTCAGACTTTTGGCTCAACCCTTGTCATGTGATCGGTTTATTGAGTTGGTGCCTAATGTAGGAAAAAGTGTGTCTCTTTCCAAGAGAAAACTTAAACATGTCGCAACAACGACCTCCATGGTGGATCACAAATCAACATG GGCAATTGCAATGAACTTCCCAGAGTGGTTTTATTTTGCCGCAATACTACTCGTTGGAGCTAGTTTTAGTGACAGTTGTATTTGTTCGGTAAACGAGGATAATCACCCGCTGACATCATCCGTTTCAGTTAATGCAGCTCGGTACATTGCATGGATTCTAGATCCTATTGATGAATCAGTTTGTAGTTTATTGTCAGGAAAGTTAGAAAAATTATCAAGAGCCTTATTTAATAAGCAATCGGTCTGTCAAAGTCAAACTATTCGGTTATGGCTGGAGGAATTAGAAGACGCTAAAATAATCGATATAAAGAATAATGTGATGTTCAGGAGGGTTATTTTAGGAATGCTGATTGGGTGCTCGGATGCCATAACTGAAGATAGATATGATTTGCTTCTTCATTATGTTGCAACGGGTAAGCTTCTTCGGTCAACAGAAAGTCAACATGCCGGATCAAAACATAAAAGACGGAATCATGAACCTCATGAACCTATTGATAAATGTAGTCGAAAGGAGTTAGTTACAGGTGCTTGTATTGTTTTCAGTTTAACTGATATAGCAGAAAAGATTTCAGATTCGCTATTTGAAGCCCGAGAGGTTGCAGTTGACTTTATTTGCAAAGTCAAATTAAAGGCTGTTGGATATCTGCTTAAATGTGTCAAAAGGCTGCTCGAGTTTGAAACTGGTGAAAACGATGATATCTTAGTTAAGGATCTACACAGAAGAATGTTGCGGTGGAGACATCAAGGAAAAGATGTTTTTCATGGTTGCAAAGATCTTGATGATACGATTAATGTTATCGCTAGTAAGCTTTCTTGA
- the LOC110896215 gene encoding uncharacterized protein LOC110896215, producing MERWPHLFCLELFKSCRVAERMETERGNGVFKWQWSRQPESEEELKEWKECYEVLNLVRLSSGKDAWIWSGDSQNGFSVKTVKSALIMDRGPCHPPNFVWCKWVPIKCNIMNWRGNLDRLPTRINLKSRNVDISSSMCPFCEEAEESVEHLFTACSVTLRVWSAFSEWCNIPPLYLFEFKDILDIHKFMKRSKKEEKIIYGLALITSWCIWKERNEVVFNQKRCSPHDIIGELKSRSFAWVKNRTTCKYIRWSEWCKYPMYML from the coding sequence ATGGAGAGGTGGCCCCATCTTTTTTGTTTGGAGTTGTTTAAATCGTGCAGGGTGGCAGAGAGAATGGAAACTGAAAGAGGTAACGGAGTGTTCAAATGGCAGTGGTCTAGGCAGCCTGAGTCGGAAGAGGAGCTCAAGGAATGGAAGGAATGTTACGAGGTGCTTAATTTGGTGAGGCTCTCCTCTGGTAAGGATGCTTGGATTTGGAGTGGTGATAGTCAGAACGGTTTCTCGGTGAAGACGGTAAAATCAGCGTTGATAATGGATAGAGGTCCATGTCATCCACCAAATTTTGTTTGGTGCAAATGGGTTCCTATTAAGTGCAATATAATGAATTGGAGAGGCAATTTGGATAGGCTTCCTACTAGAATAAATTTAAAAAGTAGGAATGTGGACATATCTTCATCTATGTGCCCATTCTGCGAGGAAGCCGAGGAATCGGTCGAACATTTGTTCACTGCTTGTTCGGTTACTCTAAGGGTATGGTCGGCATTCAGCGAGTGGTGCAACATCCCGCCTCTCTATCTTTTTGAATTTAAAGATATTTTAGATATCCACAAATTCATGAAGCGTAGTAAGAAGGAGGAGAAGATTATCTATGGGTTGGCTTTGATAACATCTTGGTGCATATGGAAAGAAAGAAATGAAGTGGTGTTTAATCAGAAAAGATGCAGTCCGCATGACATTATTGGGGAGTTAAAATCTAGAAGTTTTGCTTGGGTTAAAAATAGAACTACTTGTAAGTATATTAGATGGTCGGAGTGGTGTAAATACCcgatgtatatgttgtaa